One region of Gopherus evgoodei ecotype Sinaloan lineage chromosome 23, rGopEvg1_v1.p, whole genome shotgun sequence genomic DNA includes:
- the NR1D1 gene encoding nuclear receptor subfamily 1 group D member 1 isoform X2 yields MAAPDSNNNTGGVISYIGSSGSSPSRTSPVSLCSDSSNGSFQSGSQAFPSYFPPSPTGSLTHDSRPYSAGLQGSREDGSPSSSSSSSSSSYGSSGTSPGGLQVAMDDGRRISPSKTTSNITKLNGMVLLCKVCGDVASGFHYGVHACEGCKGFFRRSIQQNIQYKKCLKNENCSIIRINRNRCQQCRFKKCLSVGMSRDAVRFGRIPKREKQRMLAEMQSAMNNMANNQLSGQCPLEGSPLGHPQPANPLPCHQPQQQLPGSPPQQQPPCFSQFPQQLTPPRSPSPTEAMDDVISQVTKAHREIFIYAHDKLGTALPRPCDNNALNWENQRCANSYQGNSLYRHNNNHLPHPDASRFPAWHSSSPSTCNQNNRNSHRLCPTGYPSLAQEAETPAAQGCPWQRGTKDILLACPMNAHPHGRSGHTVQEIWEDFSLSFTPAVREVVEFAKHIPGFKDLSQHDQVALLKAGTFEVLMVRFAPLFNVKEQTVMFMSRTTYSLGELWGMGMGDLLSSMFEFSEKLGSLELTEEELGLFTAVVLVSADRSGMENTASVEQLQETLIRALRALILKNHPTETSRFTKLLLKLPDLRTLNNMHSEKLLSFRIDAQ; encoded by the exons gTGGCGTGATCAGCTACATCGGCTCCAGCGGCTCCTCGCCCAGCCGCACGAGCCCCGTCTCCCTGTGCAGCGACAGCTCCAACGGCAGCTTCCAGTCCGGCTCGCAGGCCTTCCCCTCCTACTTCCCGCCCTCGCCCACTGGCTCCCTGACCCACGACTCGCGGCCCTAcagcgctgggctgcagggctcgCGGGAGGATGGCTCCCCTTCCtcgtcatcctcctcttcctcctcctcgtaCGGCTCCTCCGGGACCTCCCCTGGGGGCCTGCAGGTCGCCATGGACGATGGGAGGCGCATCTCTCCCAGCAAGACCACCAGCAACATAACCA AGCTGAACGGGATGGTTCTGCTTTGCAAAGTGTGTGGAGATGTCGCCTCAGGCTTCCACTATGGGGTCCATGCCTGCGAGGGCTGCAAG gGTTTCTTCCGACGCAGCATTCAGCAAAACATCCAGTACAAAAAGTGCCTGAAAAACGAGAACTGCTCCATCATCCGAATCAACCGGAACCGGTGCCAGCAGTGCCGCTTCAAGAAATGCCTGTCGGTCGGCATGTCCCGGGACG CCGTGCGTTTCGGGCGCATCCCCAAGCGTGAGAAGCAGCGGATGCTGGCGGAGATGCAGAGTGCTATGAATAACATGGCCAACAACCAGCTGAGTGGGCAGTGCCCGCTGGAAGGCTCCCCGCTGGGGCACCCCCAGCCTGCCAACCCGCTGCCGTGCCatcagccccagcagcagctccccggCTCCCCGCCGCAGCAGCAGCCGCCCTGCTTCTCCCAGTTCCCCCAGCAGCTGacgcccccccgctcccccagccccacggaGGCCATGGACGACGTCATCTCACAGGTGACCAAGGCGCACAGGGAGATCTTCATCTATGCCCATGACAAGCTGGGCACGGCGCTGCCACGGCCGTGCGACAACAACGCCCTCAACTGGGAGAACCAGCGCTGTGCCAACAGCTACCAGGGCAACAGCCTCTATCGCCACAACAACAACCACCTGCCCCATCCCGACGCCTCCCGCTTCCCCGCCTGGCActccagctcccccagcacctgcaACCAGAACAACAGGAACAGCCACCGGCTCTGCCCCACCGGCTACCCCTCCTTGGCCCAGGAGGCCGAgaccccggcagcccagggctgcccatggCAAAGGGGCACCAAGGACATCCTGCTG GCATGCCCCATGAATGCGCACCCGCACGGCAGGAGCGGCCACACCGTCCAGGAGATCTGGGAGGATTTCTCGTTGAGCTTCACGCCTGCCGTCCGGGAGGTGGTGGAGTTTGCCAAGCACATACCAGGCTTCAAGGACCTGTCGCAGCACGACCAAGTGGCCCTGCTCAAAGCCGGCACCTTCGAG GTGCTGATGGTGCGGTTCGCCCCCCTGTTCAACGTGAAGGAGCAGACGGTGATGTTCATGAGCCGCACGACCTACAgcctgggggagctgtgggggatgggCATGGGCGACCTGCTCAGCTCCATGTTCGAGTTCAGCGAGAAGCTCGGCTCCCTGGAGCTGACCGAGGAGGAGCTGGGCCTCTTCACCGCCGTCGTGCTGGTCTCGGCAG ACCGCTCTGGCATGGAGAACACGGCGtcagtggagcagctgcaggagacCCTGATCCGTGCCCTGCGCGCGCTGATCCTCAAGAACCACCCCACGGAGACCTCACGCTTCACCAAGCTGCTGCTCAAGCTGCCCGACCTGCGCACCCTGAACAACATGCATTCGGAGAAGCTGCTGTCCTTCCGCATCGATGCCCAGTAG
- the THRA gene encoding thyroid hormone receptor alpha isoform X2, whose translation MEQKLSTLDCLSEPEETRWLDGKRKRKSSQCSVKSSMSGYIPSYLDKDEQCVVCGDKATGYHYRCITCEGCKGFFRRTIQKNLHPTYSCKYDGSCVIDKITRNQCQLCRFKKCIAVGMAMDLVLDDSKRVAKRKLIEENRERRRKEEMIKTLQHRPEPSTEEWELIHVVTEAHRSTNAQGSHWKQKRKFLPEDIGQSPMASMPDGDKVDLEAFSEFTKIITPAITRVVDFAKKLPMFSELPCEDQIILLKGCCMEIMSLRAAVRYDPESETLTLSGEMAVKREQLKNGGLGVVSDAIFDLGKSLSAFNLDDTEVALLQAVLLMSSDRTGLLRVEKIEKCQETYLLAFEHYINYRKHNIPHFWPKLLMKVTDLRMIGACHASRFLHMKVECPTELFPPLFLEVFEDQEV comes from the exons ATGGAACAGAAGCTCAGCACCCTGGACTGCCTGTCGGAGCCAGAGGAAACCCG GTGGCTGGATGGGAAACGCAAAAGAAAGAGCAGCCAATGTTCGGTGAAGAGCAGCATGTCAG GGTACATCCCTAGTTACCTGGACAAAGATGAACAATGTGTTGTGTGCGGTGACAAGGCGACTGGGTACCACTACCGCTGCATCACCTGCGAGGGCTGCAAG GGTTTTTTCCGACGGACCATCCAGAAGAACCTGCACCCGACCTACTCCTGCAAGTACGATGGCAGCTGTGTCATCGACAAGATCACCCGCAACCAGTGCCAGCTCTGCCGCTTCAAGAAATGCATCGCCGTGGGCATGGCCATGGATT tGGTGCTGGATGACTCCAAGCGGGTAGCCAAGCGGAAGCTGATCGAGGAGAACCGGGAGCGGCGGCGCAAGGAGGAAATGATCAAGACCCTGCAGCACCGCCCGGAGCCCAGCACCGAGGAGTGGGAGCTGATCCACGTGGTGACGGAGGCGCATCGCAGCACCAACGCCCAGGGCAGCCACTGGAAACAGAAGCGGAAATTCCTG CCCGAGGACATTGGCCAATCACCCATGGCCTCCATGCCCGACGGGGACAAGGTCGACCTGGAGGCGTTCAGCGAGTTTACAAAAATCATTACCCCGGCCATCACCCGCGTGGTGGACTTTGCCAAAAAACTGCCCATGTTTTCAGAg CTGCCTTGCGAGGACCAGATCATCCTGCTGAAGGGCTGCTGCATGGAGATCATGTCGCTGCGGGCGGCCGTGCGCTATGACCCCGAGAGCGAGACGCTGACGCTGAGCGGCGAGATGGCTGTCAAGCGGGAGCAGCTGAAGAACGGCGGGCTGGGCGTGGTGTCCGACGCCATCTTCGACCTGGGCAAGTCGCTCTCCGCCTTCAACCTGGACGACACGGAGGTGGCGCTGCTCCAAGCCGTGCTGCTCATGTCCTCAG ACCGCACCGGGCTGTTGCGGGTGGAGAAGATCGAGAAGTGCCAGGAGACCTACCTGCTGGCGTTCGAACACTACATCAACTATCGCAAACACAACATTCCCCACTTCTGGCCCAAGCTGCTGATGAAGGTGACCGACCTGCGCATGATCGGCGCCTGCCACGCCAGCCGCTTCCTGCACATGAAGGTGGAGTGCCCCACCGAGCTGTTCCCACCCCTCTTCCTCGAGGTCTTTGAGGATCAGGAAGTctag
- the THRA gene encoding thyroid hormone receptor alpha isoform X1: MGTGGATCLSGELPSGGGVAAATNRVLFSLCCRWLDGKRKRKSSQCSVKSSMSGYIPSYLDKDEQCVVCGDKATGYHYRCITCEGCKGFFRRTIQKNLHPTYSCKYDGSCVIDKITRNQCQLCRFKKCIAVGMAMDLVLDDSKRVAKRKLIEENRERRRKEEMIKTLQHRPEPSTEEWELIHVVTEAHRSTNAQGSHWKQKRKFLPEDIGQSPMASMPDGDKVDLEAFSEFTKIITPAITRVVDFAKKLPMFSELPCEDQIILLKGCCMEIMSLRAAVRYDPESETLTLSGEMAVKREQLKNGGLGVVSDAIFDLGKSLSAFNLDDTEVALLQAVLLMSSDRTGLLRVEKIEKCQETYLLAFEHYINYRKHNIPHFWPKLLMKVTDLRMIGACHASRFLHMKVECPTELFPPLFLEVFEDQEV; the protein is encoded by the exons ATGGGGACAGGAGGGGCCACCTGCCTGTCGGGGGAGCTCCCGTCGGGGGGAGGCGTCGCTGCAGCCACTAACCGGGTCTTGTTCTCGCTCTGCTGCAGGTGGCTGGATGGGAAACGCAAAAGAAAGAGCAGCCAATGTTCGGTGAAGAGCAGCATGTCAG GGTACATCCCTAGTTACCTGGACAAAGATGAACAATGTGTTGTGTGCGGTGACAAGGCGACTGGGTACCACTACCGCTGCATCACCTGCGAGGGCTGCAAG GGTTTTTTCCGACGGACCATCCAGAAGAACCTGCACCCGACCTACTCCTGCAAGTACGATGGCAGCTGTGTCATCGACAAGATCACCCGCAACCAGTGCCAGCTCTGCCGCTTCAAGAAATGCATCGCCGTGGGCATGGCCATGGATT tGGTGCTGGATGACTCCAAGCGGGTAGCCAAGCGGAAGCTGATCGAGGAGAACCGGGAGCGGCGGCGCAAGGAGGAAATGATCAAGACCCTGCAGCACCGCCCGGAGCCCAGCACCGAGGAGTGGGAGCTGATCCACGTGGTGACGGAGGCGCATCGCAGCACCAACGCCCAGGGCAGCCACTGGAAACAGAAGCGGAAATTCCTG CCCGAGGACATTGGCCAATCACCCATGGCCTCCATGCCCGACGGGGACAAGGTCGACCTGGAGGCGTTCAGCGAGTTTACAAAAATCATTACCCCGGCCATCACCCGCGTGGTGGACTTTGCCAAAAAACTGCCCATGTTTTCAGAg CTGCCTTGCGAGGACCAGATCATCCTGCTGAAGGGCTGCTGCATGGAGATCATGTCGCTGCGGGCGGCCGTGCGCTATGACCCCGAGAGCGAGACGCTGACGCTGAGCGGCGAGATGGCTGTCAAGCGGGAGCAGCTGAAGAACGGCGGGCTGGGCGTGGTGTCCGACGCCATCTTCGACCTGGGCAAGTCGCTCTCCGCCTTCAACCTGGACGACACGGAGGTGGCGCTGCTCCAAGCCGTGCTGCTCATGTCCTCAG ACCGCACCGGGCTGTTGCGGGTGGAGAAGATCGAGAAGTGCCAGGAGACCTACCTGCTGGCGTTCGAACACTACATCAACTATCGCAAACACAACATTCCCCACTTCTGGCCCAAGCTGCTGATGAAGGTGACCGACCTGCGCATGATCGGCGCCTGCCACGCCAGCCGCTTCCTGCACATGAAGGTGGAGTGCCCCACCGAGCTGTTCCCACCCCTCTTCCTCGAGGTCTTTGAGGATCAGGAAGTctag